The following coding sequences are from one Candidatus Nitrohelix vancouverensis window:
- a CDS encoding NAD(P)-dependent oxidoreductase, which yields MRKTPDQKSTPAIGVTGASGFIGSHLTNALRASRSGEISPLNRANGKSVPGVAVLRKFATNLDLIYHLGGVNRASSKEIIEGNVLYMSHLVEALQSLPEPRPRVIFMSSALVYAITGDNFKIRESQATRPETLYGVCKKAAEDILHASGLDHTILRFTNIYGPGCRPDYNSTIATFCDRAIRGEAVCIHGDGEQSRNFLYIDDAIRALIQAGKVPAKRGARIYNVGSGTMISLNQIAAQIKRQVPGLSVERDTKKSGGLSYGCDVTRFSKRFQWKPKVALNEGIRQTLDWFSERQKK from the coding sequence ATGCGCAAAACCCCAGATCAAAAATCAACTCCCGCCATTGGCGTCACCGGCGCCTCCGGCTTCATTGGCTCTCATTTAACGAACGCGCTACGGGCGAGCCGATCTGGGGAGATTTCACCCCTCAACAGAGCAAATGGAAAATCCGTTCCCGGAGTCGCCGTTCTGCGCAAATTCGCGACGAATCTTGATTTGATTTACCATCTGGGCGGCGTCAATCGCGCAAGCTCGAAAGAAATCATCGAGGGCAACGTCCTCTACATGAGCCATCTGGTCGAAGCGCTCCAGTCTCTACCCGAGCCGCGACCGCGCGTCATTTTCATGTCCTCGGCGCTGGTCTACGCAATCACTGGCGACAATTTCAAAATCCGCGAATCCCAGGCGACGCGGCCCGAAACGCTCTACGGCGTCTGCAAGAAAGCCGCAGAAGACATTCTCCATGCCTCCGGGTTGGATCACACGATCCTTCGTTTCACAAACATCTACGGTCCCGGCTGTCGCCCCGATTACAACTCGACCATCGCCACCTTCTGCGACCGCGCAATTCGCGGCGAAGCGGTCTGTATTCATGGCGACGGCGAGCAATCGAGAAACTTCCTTTATATCGACGATGCGATTCGCGCCCTGATTCAAGCCGGAAAAGTTCCTGCAAAACGCGGCGCAAGGATTTATAATGTCGGTAGCGGAACGATGATTTCCCTGAATCAGATTGCGGCGCAAATCAAACGGCAGGTTCCCGGACTGAGTGTCGAACGCGACACGAAAAAGTCTGGCGGACTGTCTTACGGGTGCGACGTCACCCGATTCAGCAAACGCTTCCAATGGAAGCCGAAGGTCGCGTTGAATGAGGGCATCCGCCAAACTCTGGACTGGTTTTCCGAACGGCAAAAGAAATGA
- a CDS encoding carotenoid 1,2-hydratase: MKFILSLVASLFCVAVATAQEATPFQEARPGYEYQFPRDFGSHDAFRVEWWYYTGNLKAVEDGRDFGYQLTFFRVGLDPEEKIPNPSRWTPRQIYFSHFTVTDVAGEKFYFFEKINRAGLGTAGAEAGRMQVWNDDWTLEGDASEHHFKARQNGVGLELKLKPSKPLVFHGAEGISRKGEEEGNASHYFSYTRMASEGVLELNGKTYRVEGTSWMDREFSSNQLNDALEGWDWFSLKLNNDYEVMLYQLRKKGGGVDAFSSGTLIAPDGSWEHLRLEQFTVKARDQWTSPETGAAYPSGWEIAIPDHKIQLRVEPDLRKQELYRLRSIDSSYWEGSVSVQGRQGGESVDGKGYVELVGYEKPLKQELPE, translated from the coding sequence ATGAAATTTATTTTATCCCTTGTCGCGAGCTTGTTCTGCGTTGCTGTCGCCACGGCTCAGGAGGCGACCCCGTTTCAGGAGGCGCGTCCGGGCTACGAGTATCAGTTTCCAAGAGATTTCGGATCGCACGACGCCTTTCGCGTTGAGTGGTGGTACTACACGGGTAATCTGAAGGCTGTGGAAGACGGCAGGGACTTTGGTTATCAACTGACTTTTTTTCGCGTTGGACTCGACCCGGAAGAAAAGATTCCCAATCCATCACGCTGGACGCCGCGGCAGATTTATTTTTCGCATTTTACCGTGACCGACGTTGCCGGAGAAAAATTCTATTTTTTTGAAAAAATCAATCGGGCGGGATTGGGCACGGCGGGAGCGGAGGCAGGGCGCATGCAGGTCTGGAACGACGACTGGACGCTGGAGGGCGACGCAAGCGAGCATCATTTCAAGGCCCGTCAGAACGGGGTCGGGCTGGAATTGAAACTGAAGCCTTCCAAACCCCTTGTGTTTCATGGCGCCGAAGGGATCAGCCGCAAGGGTGAGGAAGAAGGCAACGCCTCGCATTATTTTTCTTACACGCGCATGGCTAGCGAGGGCGTGTTGGAGTTGAACGGAAAGACTTATCGGGTTGAGGGCACGAGCTGGATGGACCGCGAATTTTCCAGCAATCAGTTGAACGACGCCCTCGAAGGCTGGGACTGGTTTTCGCTCAAACTGAATAACGATTACGAAGTCATGTTGTATCAGTTGCGCAAGAAAGGCGGCGGGGTCGACGCCTTTTCAAGCGGCACTTTGATTGCTCCCGACGGCTCATGGGAACATCTGCGACTCGAGCAGTTCACGGTCAAAGCGCGCGACCAATGGACCAGTCCGGAAACCGGAGCGGCGTATCCCTCTGGCTGGGAGATTGCGATTCCCGATCACAAGATTCAGTTGCGCGTTGAGCCGGACCTGCGGAAGCAGGAATTGTATCGTTTGCGTTCGATCGATTCTTCTTATTGGGAAGGAAGCGTTTCCGTACAAGGGCGGCAAGGCGGCGAGTCTGTCGACGGCAAGGGCTATGTGGAGCTGGTGGGCTACGAAAAACCGCTCAAACAGGAATTGCCTGAGTGA